In Mixta intestinalis, the following are encoded in one genomic region:
- the hmsP gene encoding biofilm formation regulator HmsP, whose amino-acid sequence MRVSRSLTIKQMATVSGVAVVTICIFIVIQLFHFVQQRRTDYAQQMENIAHTVRQPLSEAVLRADIPEAERILNALKPAGILTRADVVLPNAFQALHTDFDNERPVPRLIARLFELPVQITVPLYSVQSAASPKPLAYLVLQADSWRVYQFILSTISTMLTTYLLLALILSVAISWCINRLVIHPLRDIAGTLQDLPPQDILTHKLPLPKLHHDDEIGMLIRSYNRNQQVLESVHDEMSRLTTHYALTDLPNRTLFLALLEQHLKAAAHSGPFSVIVVRIETLLEANGVLTEEQRDTLTLTLLEKIRAVIEERTVVGQLGVSDFALLVKKANNPFRAYRLARNLMNRLNQPVSLQQVQLRPTLSIGIAQRDAMELSAPELLGRAVSAMMSARHQGKNQILFFDPQLTERAQRRLTQEHDILQGLEQEQFALFLQPQINMASGELVGAEALLRMRQPDGSYSLPEELIANAEEIGVISALGRWALEEACRVLAGWQKRGILLPLNVNISALQLRESGTVWHLQELLERHRIRPGSLVLELTETAQIGDAAQAKSLLGALQEAGVAVALDDFGTGYANLSYLHQFRSLPISKLKMDRSFVSMLPDDDSMVRIVAAIAEITDLGVIAEGVETEAQRDWLLARGITIGQGYLFDGPLSLADFEKWLATIPCSSDL is encoded by the coding sequence TTGCGCGTTAGTCGGTCACTTACGATCAAGCAGATGGCAACGGTTTCTGGCGTTGCGGTGGTGACCATCTGTATTTTTATCGTCATCCAGCTCTTCCACTTTGTGCAGCAGCGCAGAACGGACTACGCCCAGCAGATGGAGAATATTGCGCATACGGTACGCCAGCCGCTCTCCGAGGCGGTACTACGCGCCGATATTCCTGAGGCCGAACGCATCCTCAATGCTTTAAAACCCGCCGGGATCCTGACGCGCGCTGACGTGGTCCTGCCGAATGCTTTCCAGGCGTTGCATACCGATTTTGATAACGAAAGGCCGGTGCCGCGGCTGATTGCCCGGCTGTTTGAGCTACCGGTACAGATTACCGTGCCGCTCTATTCAGTGCAGAGCGCCGCCTCGCCCAAGCCGCTGGCCTATCTGGTATTGCAGGCGGACTCCTGGCGCGTCTATCAGTTTATCCTCAGCACCATCTCCACTATGCTGACAACCTATTTGCTGTTGGCACTGATCCTTTCCGTCGCCATCAGCTGGTGCATCAACCGTCTGGTGATCCATCCGCTGCGTGATATCGCCGGTACGTTACAGGATCTGCCGCCGCAGGATATCCTGACCCATAAGCTGCCGCTGCCGAAGCTGCATCATGACGATGAGATCGGCATGCTGATCCGCAGTTATAACCGTAACCAGCAGGTGCTGGAATCGGTGCATGATGAGATGAGCCGCCTGACGACTCATTACGCCCTGACCGATCTGCCCAACCGCACATTGTTTCTGGCGCTGCTGGAACAGCATCTGAAAGCCGCCGCTCACAGCGGGCCGTTCAGCGTGATCGTGGTACGTATTGAAACACTATTAGAGGCGAACGGCGTGCTGACGGAGGAGCAGCGCGATACGCTGACCCTGACGCTGCTGGAAAAAATACGCGCAGTGATTGAAGAACGTACCGTGGTCGGTCAGCTGGGCGTCAGCGATTTCGCGCTGCTGGTGAAGAAAGCCAACAATCCGTTCCGCGCCTATCGGCTGGCACGTAATCTGATGAATCGCCTGAATCAGCCGGTCAGCCTGCAACAGGTGCAGTTGCGCCCGACGCTCAGCATTGGCATCGCCCAACGTGATGCCATGGAGTTGAGCGCGCCGGAGCTGCTGGGGCGGGCGGTTTCTGCCATGATGTCGGCACGGCATCAGGGAAAAAACCAGATTCTGTTCTTCGATCCGCAGCTTACCGAGCGGGCGCAGCGCCGCCTGACGCAGGAGCACGATATTCTGCAGGGGCTGGAACAGGAGCAGTTTGCGCTATTTCTCCAGCCACAAATTAATATGGCCAGCGGCGAGCTGGTTGGTGCGGAAGCGCTGTTGCGTATGCGTCAACCCGATGGCAGCTACAGCCTGCCGGAGGAGCTGATCGCCAACGCGGAAGAGATCGGCGTGATTAGCGCGCTGGGGCGCTGGGCGCTGGAAGAGGCGTGCCGCGTGCTGGCGGGCTGGCAGAAGCGCGGCATCCTGTTACCGCTGAACGTTAATATCTCCGCTTTACAGCTGCGCGAGTCGGGCACCGTCTGGCATTTACAGGAGTTGCTGGAGCGTCATCGAATTCGTCCCGGCAGTCTGGTACTGGAGCTGACGGAAACCGCGCAGATTGGCGATGCCGCTCAGGCAAAAAGCCTGCTTGGCGCGCTACAGGAAGCGGGCGTGGCGGTGGCACTGGATGATTTCGGCACCGGCTACGCCAACCTCAGCTACCTGCATCAGTTCCGATCGCTGCCGATCAGCAAGCTAAAGATGGATCGCAGCTTTGTTTCAATGCTGCCCGATGATGACTCCATGGTCAGGATCGTGGCGGCAATTGCGGAAATTACTGATCTGGGCGTGATTGCCGAAGGCGTGGAAACCGAAGCGCAACGCGACTGGCTGCTGGCGCGCGGTATTACTATCGGCCAGGGCTACCTGTTCGATGGCCCGCTTTCCCTGGCCGATTTCGAGAAGTGGCTGGCAACCATTCCCTGCTCATCTGACCTCTGA
- a CDS encoding dicarboxylate/amino acid:cation symporter, whose translation MKTSLFKSLYFQVITAIAIGILLGHFYPELGAQMKPLGDAFVKLIKMIIAPVIFCTVVTGIAGMESMKAVGRTGAVALLYFEVVSTIALIIGLIVVNVLQPGAGMNVDPNTLDAKAVAVYAQQAEQQGVVAFLMDIIPGSVIGAFASGNILQVLLFAILFGFALHRLGDKGTLIFNVIENFAKVIFGIINMIMRLAPIGAFGAMAFTIGKYGVGSLVQLGQLIICFYITCILFVVVVLGTIARVTGFNIFKFIAYIKEELLIVLGTSSSESALPRMLDKMEKLGCKKSVVGLVIPTGYSFNLDGTSIYLTMAAVFIAQATNSHMDIVHQITLLVVLLLSSKGAAGVTGSGFIVLAASLSAVGHLPVAGLALILGIDRFMSEARALTNLVGNGVATIVVAKRVGQLDEQQLNDTLSPAKKAKKLSETTR comes from the coding sequence ATGAAAACCTCGTTGTTCAAAAGTCTTTATTTTCAAGTGATTACTGCAATCGCTATCGGCATTCTGCTTGGTCACTTTTATCCGGAACTGGGCGCTCAGATGAAGCCGCTGGGCGATGCCTTTGTAAAGCTGATTAAAATGATTATCGCCCCGGTAATTTTCTGTACGGTGGTGACCGGTATCGCCGGTATGGAAAGCATGAAGGCGGTAGGGCGCACCGGTGCGGTCGCGCTGCTCTATTTTGAGGTTGTCAGTACTATTGCCCTCATTATCGGGCTGATCGTCGTTAACGTTCTTCAGCCAGGCGCGGGAATGAACGTCGACCCTAATACGCTGGATGCCAAAGCCGTGGCCGTGTATGCCCAGCAGGCGGAGCAGCAGGGGGTAGTGGCTTTTCTGATGGATATTATCCCCGGTAGTGTCATCGGCGCTTTTGCCAGCGGCAATATCTTGCAGGTACTGCTGTTTGCCATACTGTTTGGCTTCGCGCTGCATCGTCTGGGCGATAAAGGCACGTTAATTTTCAACGTCATTGAAAATTTCGCAAAGGTCATTTTCGGTATCATCAATATGATTATGCGCCTTGCTCCCATCGGCGCTTTTGGCGCGATGGCTTTTACTATCGGTAAATATGGTGTCGGTTCGCTGGTGCAGTTGGGCCAGCTAATTATCTGCTTCTATATCACCTGTATTCTGTTTGTGGTGGTGGTATTGGGCACGATTGCCCGCGTTACCGGCTTCAATATCTTTAAATTTATCGCCTACATCAAAGAAGAGCTGTTGATTGTGCTTGGCACTTCGTCTTCTGAGTCTGCGCTGCCGCGTATGCTGGATAAGATGGAAAAGCTGGGTTGTAAAAAATCGGTGGTAGGCCTGGTGATTCCGACCGGCTATTCCTTCAACCTTGACGGCACCTCTATCTACCTGACGATGGCGGCGGTATTTATCGCGCAGGCCACCAACAGCCATATGGATATTGTGCATCAGATAACGCTACTGGTAGTGCTGTTGCTCTCCTCAAAAGGTGCGGCGGGCGTTACCGGCAGCGGTTTTATCGTGCTGGCAGCCTCGCTATCGGCGGTAGGCCATCTGCCGGTAGCCGGGCTGGCACTGATTCTTGGCATTGACCGTTTTATGTCGGAAGCGCGAGCACTGACTAACCTTGTAGGTAATGGCGTAGCGACGATTGTTGTTGCGAAGCGGGTTGGTCAGCTGGATGAACAGCAGCTGAACGATACGCTCTCTCCAGCCAAAAAAGCGAAAAAGCTATCGGAGACCACTCGCTGA
- a CDS encoding M16 family metallopeptidase, which produces MQGTRIRLLVGGLLLAAVSGTLQAETLQPDPAWQQGKLDNGFKWQVLSTPQRPSDRVEIRLMVNTGSLMENAQQTGFSHLLPRLAMVHNTELDPAQQRALWQQAMDPGRPLPPAITSYEFTQYNLSLPNNRPDLLKDALAWLAATAGKMTINEQVVNTALNSYDPGASWPPNPHDVWWRYRLKGSTLLGHDPAEAPKAPVDVKQLDSFYKQWYTPDAMTLFVVGNIDSRALSEQINKAFSPLEGRRETPAPVPTLTPLSTQPVVLVNPALKQDRLSLIWDTPWQPIRESQHLIRYWQSDLAREALFWHVQRALSDSKAQGVQVGFDCRVLYQRAQCAISVDSSAETLEKNMLLIARELANVRDNGLPQMEFDALMAQKTTELNKLFATYARTDTDVLMSQRLRSQQNAVVDIAPEQYQKFRQDFLNSLTLTALNQELRQQLSQELTMVLMQPQGEPEANIQALHDSWQKIMAPLPAPVVATPEEGKPRFLIFLRRSPEMGRVRENIIALTRSCPVLFLPM; this is translated from the coding sequence ATGCAGGGCACCAGAATTCGACTTTTAGTTGGTGGGCTGCTGCTGGCGGCCGTTAGCGGCACGTTGCAGGCTGAAACACTCCAACCCGATCCCGCCTGGCAGCAGGGAAAATTAGATAACGGCTTTAAGTGGCAGGTGCTCAGTACGCCACAGCGTCCCAGCGATCGCGTGGAAATCCGCCTGATGGTGAATACCGGTTCGCTGATGGAAAACGCCCAACAGACCGGCTTTAGCCACCTGCTTCCTCGCCTGGCAATGGTGCATAACACCGAGCTGGATCCGGCGCAGCAGCGTGCGCTCTGGCAGCAGGCGATGGACCCAGGCCGCCCGTTGCCGCCCGCCATCACCTCCTATGAATTTACGCAATACAACCTTAGCCTGCCGAATAACCGCCCCGATCTGTTAAAGGATGCGCTGGCCTGGCTCGCCGCCACGGCGGGCAAAATGACCATTAATGAGCAGGTCGTTAACACCGCGCTGAACTCTTACGATCCAGGGGCCAGCTGGCCACCTAATCCTCACGATGTCTGGTGGCGCTATCGTCTAAAAGGCTCAACGCTGCTGGGGCACGATCCAGCTGAAGCGCCGAAGGCACCGGTAGATGTTAAGCAGCTCGACAGTTTCTATAAGCAATGGTATACGCCGGATGCGATGACGCTGTTTGTCGTGGGCAATATCGACAGCCGCGCGCTCAGCGAACAGATTAATAAAGCATTTTCACCGCTGGAAGGACGGCGTGAAACCCCTGCGCCCGTTCCCACTCTGACGCCGTTGTCCACGCAGCCGGTGGTGCTGGTCAATCCGGCGCTGAAGCAGGATCGCCTGTCGCTGATATGGGATACGCCCTGGCAACCGATCCGTGAATCACAACATCTGATCCGTTACTGGCAGAGTGACCTGGCGCGTGAAGCGCTGTTCTGGCATGTGCAGCGCGCGCTGTCCGACAGCAAGGCGCAGGGCGTTCAGGTAGGCTTCGACTGTCGCGTGCTCTATCAGCGCGCGCAGTGCGCGATCAGCGTGGATTCGAGCGCGGAAACGCTGGAAAAGAATATGCTGTTGATTGCGCGTGAGCTGGCAAACGTGCGTGATAACGGCCTGCCACAGATGGAATTTGATGCGCTGATGGCGCAGAAAACCACCGAGCTGAACAAACTGTTCGCCACCTATGCACGCACCGATACCGATGTGCTGATGAGCCAGCGTCTGCGTTCGCAGCAGAATGCGGTAGTGGATATCGCGCCGGAGCAGTATCAAAAATTCCGGCAGGATTTCCTCAATAGCCTGACGCTAACGGCGCTGAATCAGGAACTGCGTCAGCAGCTTTCACAGGAGCTGACTATGGTATTAATGCAGCCGCAGGGCGAGCCGGAAGCAAATATCCAGGCACTGCATGACAGCTGGCAAAAAATTATGGCACCGCTGCCTGCGCCGGTAGTGGCTACGCCGGAAGAGGGCAAACCGAGGTTTCTGATATTCCTGCGCCGCAGTCCTGAAATGGGGCGGGTCAGAGAAAACATTATCGCTCTGACCCGCTCCTGTCCGGTGCTTTTCTTACCGATGTAA
- a CDS encoding alpha/beta hydrolase: MKADIFNLWPHGDAPGASQSSARPQIIDLAKEFEPYNRAASGVRCPELAVWYPEESNGTTLLVAPGGSFTRIMIDKEGSSLATFFTAMGYTLAVMTYRLPADGHHEGADAPLADAQRAVRLLRERAARGLNGKRVVMLGFSAGGYVAASLGTRFTEKLYPPQDDIDNLSPRPDALVLVYPVITMRDGMAHATSRQRLLGDWPDNKTVEAYSLETRVSPQTPPVLLIHAVDDESVPVTHSMAFFSALREQKVPVELHFYERGGHGFGMRNLADSPLASWPMLVTEWLRAQKTAIPAG, from the coding sequence ATGAAAGCAGATATTTTCAATCTATGGCCGCACGGCGATGCGCCTGGCGCCAGCCAGTCTTCCGCCAGGCCGCAAATTATCGACTTAGCAAAAGAGTTCGAACCTTATAACCGCGCGGCCTCAGGCGTTCGCTGCCCTGAACTCGCCGTCTGGTATCCGGAAGAATCGAACGGCACCACGCTGCTGGTAGCACCGGGCGGCAGCTTTACGCGCATTATGATCGATAAAGAAGGGAGTTCGCTGGCAACCTTTTTTACCGCCATGGGCTACACCTTAGCGGTGATGACCTACCGCCTGCCCGCTGACGGCCATCATGAGGGGGCCGATGCGCCGCTGGCAGATGCCCAGCGTGCGGTGCGCCTGTTGCGCGAGCGCGCTGCTCGCGGACTTAACGGTAAACGCGTTGTAATGCTTGGCTTTTCCGCTGGCGGTTACGTAGCGGCCAGCCTCGGCACACGTTTTACGGAAAAGCTTTATCCACCGCAGGATGATATCGACAACCTGTCACCGCGCCCCGATGCGCTGGTGCTGGTCTATCCGGTGATCACCATGCGCGACGGTATGGCGCACGCAACATCACGCCAGCGGTTACTGGGCGACTGGCCAGATAATAAGACCGTTGAGGCTTATTCACTGGAAACGCGCGTCAGCCCACAAACGCCGCCAGTGCTGTTGATTCATGCGGTAGACGATGAAAGCGTGCCGGTAACCCACAGCATGGCCTTCTTCAGCGCGCTGCGTGAGCAGAAAGTACCGGTAGAGCTGCACTTCTATGAACGTGGCGGTCACGGCTTCGGCATGCGCAACCTGGCTGACTCCCCGCTGGCGAGCTGGCCGATGTTGGTAACCGAATGGCTGCGAGCGCAGAAAACCGCTATCCCCGCAGGTTAA
- a CDS encoding glutathione S-transferase family protein, with protein MLKVWGRKTSSNVQAVMWCIGELALPYQRVDIGHKYGGNHTPEFLAMNPNGLVPVLRDSESQPLFESAAIVRYLASRYGNEEFWPHEPLARAEVDIWAEWAKSSVYVAFIRPIFWPMVMQKEERDIQAVKLAIDNLAKLLKIADDRLAQHDYLAGDSLTVADIMFGTLLYRYYTLDITRPILPALENYYQRLTQRPAYQEHVMISWDELRSGLH; from the coding sequence ATGCTTAAGGTTTGGGGGCGTAAAACCTCGTCGAATGTACAGGCAGTGATGTGGTGCATCGGTGAACTGGCGCTACCGTATCAGCGCGTTGATATCGGGCACAAGTATGGCGGCAATCATACGCCGGAATTTCTGGCGATGAATCCGAACGGGCTGGTGCCGGTACTGCGCGATAGCGAAAGCCAGCCGCTGTTTGAGTCTGCGGCGATAGTTCGTTACCTGGCCAGCCGCTACGGCAACGAAGAATTTTGGCCCCATGAACCGCTGGCGCGCGCGGAGGTAGATATCTGGGCGGAATGGGCAAAATCCAGCGTCTACGTGGCCTTTATCCGTCCCATCTTCTGGCCAATGGTGATGCAAAAAGAAGAGCGTGATATTCAGGCGGTGAAGCTGGCGATAGATAATCTGGCGAAATTGCTGAAGATTGCCGACGATCGGCTGGCACAGCACGATTATCTGGCAGGCGACAGCCTGACGGTAGCGGATATTATGTTCGGCACGCTGCTTTATCGCTACTACACGCTGGATATTACCCGTCCGATATTGCCTGCGCTGGAAAACTATTATCAGCGCTTAACACAGCGTCCGGCTTATCAGGAACACGTTATGATCTCCTGGGATGAACTCCGCAGCGGACTACACTAA
- a CDS encoding sugar kinase, translating into MAAKKIAVIGECMIELSQQGDALKRGFGGDTLNTAVYIARQADAAQLTVEYVTALGNDSFSGEMLAAWQQEGVNTHLVQRMENRLPGLYVIETDAHGERTFSYWRNEAAARFWLQSPQAEEICQQLLQFDYFYLSGISLAILPAEDRQKLMTLLAACRRNGGKVIFDNNYRPRLWPSREAAQQAYQAMLDCTDIAFLTLDDEIALWGEASEEQVIARTRAAGVSEIVIKRGADACLVALEDAPLLEVPAIRLEKEKIIDTTAAGDSFSAGYLAVRLCGGSAQQAAERGHLTASTVIQHRGAIIPLSAMPQS; encoded by the coding sequence ATGGCAGCGAAAAAAATAGCGGTAATCGGCGAGTGCATGATTGAACTTTCACAACAGGGCGATGCGTTGAAGCGTGGCTTCGGCGGCGATACCCTGAACACAGCCGTTTATATTGCGCGTCAGGCAGATGCAGCGCAGCTGACGGTGGAATATGTCACCGCGCTCGGTAACGACAGCTTCAGCGGTGAGATGTTGGCCGCCTGGCAACAGGAAGGGGTAAATACACACCTGGTGCAGCGCATGGAAAATCGCCTGCCCGGCCTGTATGTAATTGAAACGGATGCGCATGGCGAACGTACTTTCAGCTACTGGCGCAACGAGGCCGCCGCACGTTTCTGGCTGCAAAGTCCCCAGGCGGAGGAGATTTGCCAGCAGCTGTTGCAGTTTGACTATTTCTATCTCAGCGGCATTAGCCTGGCGATCCTGCCCGCAGAAGATCGACAAAAACTGATGACGCTGCTGGCCGCCTGCCGTCGCAACGGCGGTAAAGTTATCTTTGATAACAACTATCGCCCGCGCCTGTGGCCGAGCCGTGAAGCCGCGCAGCAGGCTTATCAGGCGATGCTCGACTGCACCGATATCGCTTTCCTGACGCTGGATGATGAAATCGCCCTGTGGGGCGAAGCGTCAGAGGAGCAGGTTATCGCCCGCACCCGCGCCGCTGGCGTGAGTGAAATTGTGATTAAACGCGGTGCAGATGCCTGCCTGGTTGCGCTGGAAGATGCGCCGCTGTTGGAAGTCCCGGCAATACGGCTGGAAAAAGAGAAGATTATTGATACGACCGCCGCGGGTGACTCCTTCAGCGCCGGTTATCTGGCGGTACGTCTGTGTGGCGGCAGCGCTCAGCAGGCAGCCGAGCGCGGACACCTGACCGCCAGCACGGTAATTCAACATCGCGGCGCAATAATTCCGTTGAGCGCTATGCCGCAATCCTGA
- the pdeH gene encoding cyclic-guanylate-specific phosphodiesterase — MRMKKISYRFPSSIASQQHQEPQHYWLTCQRSYTFQPIYQVTGRLMAIELLTAVSHPSAPEQRISPERYFAALSIGQRLAIIYEQLELLGSREHFFLGSDRVASVNIDGPTLLAVQHHAPLRALIARLPWVRFELVEHHVLPQEEIVAQMPELGALWLDDFGSGMANFSALTELNYDYIKLARELFVLLRGSEEGRSLFTMLLALINRYCKGVIVEGVETAEEWEQVRQSTAFAAQGYFFSRPAPFHQLSDLPLLLP; from the coding sequence ATGAGGATGAAGAAAATCAGCTATCGGTTTCCTTCTTCAATTGCCTCGCAACAACATCAGGAACCGCAGCATTACTGGCTGACATGCCAGCGCTCTTACACCTTTCAACCGATTTACCAGGTGACGGGGCGTCTGATGGCAATTGAGTTGCTGACCGCCGTATCGCATCCCTCCGCGCCGGAGCAGCGGATTTCACCGGAGCGTTATTTTGCCGCGCTGAGCATCGGGCAACGCTTAGCGATTATCTATGAACAGCTGGAGCTGCTGGGTAGCCGGGAACATTTTTTCCTCGGTTCCGATCGCGTTGCTTCTGTTAATATCGATGGCCCGACGCTGCTCGCGGTACAGCATCATGCGCCGCTGCGGGCGTTAATCGCCCGCCTGCCGTGGGTTCGTTTCGAACTGGTTGAGCATCATGTTTTACCGCAGGAAGAAATTGTGGCGCAGATGCCGGAGCTGGGCGCGCTATGGCTGGATGATTTTGGTTCGGGAATGGCAAATTTTTCCGCGCTGACCGAGCTAAATTACGATTATATCAAGTTGGCACGCGAGCTGTTTGTCCTGCTACGCGGCAGTGAAGAAGGACGCAGCCTGTTCACCATGCTGCTGGCGCTGATCAACCGCTACTGCAAGGGCGTGATTGTTGAAGGTGTTGAAACCGCCGAAGAGTGGGAGCAGGTTCGCCAGTCAACCGCCTTTGCCGCGCAGGGTTATTTTTTCTCACGCCCCGCGCCTTTTCATCAGCTCAGCGATCTGCCGCTTCTGCTTCCCTGA
- a CDS encoding AsmA family protein: MSRAGKIASWIIGILCLLIVVIIIVIATFDWNRLKPTINQKVSTELNRPFAIRGDLGVNWVRNRDEPGWRRWVPWPQIHAEDIMLGNPPDIPDVTMVHLQRADATISPLALLHKEIFIPWIKLQRPDARLIQTADKKNNWTFNLANSGEEEEQKQTPSAWSFRLDNILFDRGHITYRDAVNKANVKMDVDPLGKPVPYGQVAGGDDKQKGAADFVFGWRASGTYNDQQLQGSGKLGGMLSLRSKTTPFPVQAEVRNGTTRVNITGSLQDPMNLGGLDLRVRFSGDTLANLYELTGVLLPDTPPYETDGHLRVKFRDKDGAVFHYQNFNGHIGDSDIHGSLTYTQGKPRPKLSGEVESRQLRMADLGPLIGVNTGKGSEKTAKAKAQRGDTSTQPADRVLPHDRFDTKSWDVMDADVKFSGKRIEHSDSLPLSDLYTHLELKNGDLLLDPLRFGVAGGNLNATVRLEGSRTPMRGRADLHARKLHLRQLFPGVEAMQNSLGQLNGDASLNGNGNSVADLLATSNGEVKLLMNDGVISRSLMEIVGLNVGNYVVGKLFGDDEVRINCAAANLDLRNGLATSRLFVFDTTNAVINLSGNVNFANERMDLNINPESKGIRIITLRSPLYVRGTFKNPDAGVKTGPLLARGAAAVALGAVVTPAAALLALISPSDNEDNQCINVLQQMKK, translated from the coding sequence ATGTCACGCGCAGGAAAAATTGCCAGCTGGATTATCGGGATTTTATGTTTGTTGATTGTAGTGATTATTATTGTCATCGCTACCTTCGACTGGAATCGCCTGAAACCCACCATTAACCAAAAAGTATCGACAGAATTAAACCGTCCCTTCGCCATTCGCGGCGACCTGGGCGTTAACTGGGTGCGCAATCGTGATGAACCAGGCTGGCGTCGTTGGGTACCCTGGCCGCAGATTCACGCTGAAGATATCATGCTGGGTAACCCGCCGGATATCCCCGACGTAACCATGGTGCATCTGCAACGCGCCGATGCCACTATTTCGCCGCTGGCGCTGTTGCATAAAGAGATCTTCATACCCTGGATTAAGCTACAGCGGCCTGATGCTCGTCTGATCCAGACGGCGGATAAAAAGAACAACTGGACCTTTAACCTTGCTAACAGCGGCGAGGAAGAGGAGCAGAAACAGACGCCGTCCGCCTGGTCGTTTCGGCTGGATAATATTCTGTTCGATCGCGGTCATATTACCTACCGCGATGCGGTGAATAAGGCTAATGTCAAAATGGATGTCGATCCGCTGGGCAAACCGGTGCCTTACGGACAGGTTGCTGGCGGCGATGATAAGCAGAAGGGCGCGGCGGACTTTGTGTTTGGCTGGCGCGCCAGCGGCACCTACAACGATCAGCAGCTACAGGGCAGCGGCAAGCTGGGCGGTATGCTGTCGCTACGCAGTAAAACCACGCCGTTCCCGGTGCAGGCCGAAGTACGCAACGGCACCACGCGCGTTAATATTACCGGCAGCTTACAGGATCCAATGAACCTGGGCGGCCTGGATCTGCGCGTGCGTTTTTCCGGCGATACGCTGGCTAATTTGTATGAGCTGACCGGCGTACTGCTGCCCGATACGCCGCCGTATGAAACGGATGGTCATCTGCGGGTCAAATTCCGCGACAAGGACGGTGCCGTTTTCCACTATCAAAATTTTAATGGTCATATCGGTGACAGCGATATCCACGGTTCGCTGACCTATACGCAGGGCAAACCGCGTCCGAAGCTGAGCGGAGAGGTTGAGTCGCGCCAGCTGCGTATGGCGGATCTTGGCCCGCTGATTGGTGTGAATACCGGTAAAGGCAGCGAGAAAACCGCGAAGGCAAAAGCGCAGCGCGGCGATACCTCTACGCAGCCCGCCGATCGCGTGCTGCCGCACGATCGCTTTGATACCAAAAGCTGGGACGTAATGGATGCCGATGTGAAGTTTAGCGGTAAGCGTATCGAACACAGCGATTCGCTGCCGTTAAGCGATCTCTACACCCATCTGGAGCTGAAAAACGGCGATCTGTTGCTCGATCCGCTGCGTTTTGGCGTGGCGGGCGGCAATCTCAACGCCACCGTCCGTCTGGAAGGAAGCCGCACACCGATGCGTGGCCGCGCCGATCTTCATGCGCGTAAGCTGCATCTGCGCCAGCTTTTCCCCGGCGTCGAGGCGATGCAGAACAGCCTGGGGCAGCTCAACGGCGATGCTTCGCTGAACGGCAACGGTAACTCGGTGGCGGATCTGCTGGCGACCAGCAACGGTGAAGTGAAACTGTTGATGAACGATGGCGTTATCAGCCGTAGCCTGATGGAGATTGTTGGCCTGAACGTCGGCAACTACGTGGTTGGCAAACTGTTCGGTGATGATGAGGTGCGTATCAACTGTGCGGCGGCGAATCTGGACTTGCGCAACGGGCTGGCGACCTCGCGGCTGTTTGTGTTTGATACCACCAATGCGGTGATCAACCTTTCCGGCAACGTTAACTTCGCCAATGAGCGAATGGATCTTAATATTAATCCGGAGAGCAAGGGGATACGTATTATCACTCTGCGATCGCCGCTTTACGTGCGCGGCACTTTTAAAAATCCGGACGCCGGGGTGAAAACCGGGCCGCTACTGGCTCGCGGCGCAGCTGCCGTAGCGCTGGGTGCGGTAGTGACGCCAGCCGCCGCGTTGTTGGCGCTAATCTCACCCAGCGATAATGAGGATAATCAGTGCATTAACGTGCTGCAACAGATGAAAAAGTAA
- a CDS encoding DUF1963 domain-containing protein: MKKIPPFQLIPHPLTKKAEALPKFKKAPEPIGSRHKLGGSPDFIQGGVWPDCPECGEQMSFYAQLDSINDNYCIADCGMIYVFVCFDCIEVKSFIEFY, translated from the coding sequence ATGAAAAAAATTCCACCTTTCCAGCTTATACCTCATCCTCTGACTAAAAAGGCTGAAGCCTTACCTAAATTTAAAAAGGCACCTGAACCTATCGGCTCTCGTCATAAATTAGGTGGCAGCCCCGATTTTATTCAGGGCGGCGTCTGGCCTGACTGTCCAGAGTGTGGTGAACAAATGAGTTTTTATGCACAGTTAGATTCAATCAATGATAACTACTGTATTGCAGATTGCGGCATGATTTATGTATTCGTCTGTTTCGATTGCATTGAAGTTAAGTCATTTATCGAATTTTATTAA
- a CDS encoding RHS repeat-associated core domain-containing protein, translating into MHNPPRFQKQYYDKGAGLHYNRHRYYNPQIGSFISQDSTDCPTESVCIQL; encoded by the coding sequence GTGCATAACCCGCCGCGCTTTCAGAAGCAGTATTATGATAAAGGGGCCGGTTTACACTACAACCGCCACCGGTACTACAATCCACAGATCGGCAGCTTTATCAGCCAGGACTCAACAGATTGCCCGACAGAGTCCGTCTGTATCCAGTTATGA